One genomic region from Reichenbachiella ulvae encodes:
- a CDS encoding SusC/RagA family TonB-linked outer membrane protein: protein MKISIRKLSFLTRVFWMCLLLSAMVFSPGLALPSNKEVKDVRVTGKVTDEAGEGLPGASVLVKGTTQGTITDLNGEFSLEVPDDAVLVVSFIGYQTKEVATAGRTSFDVMLETDVDQLDEVVVVGYSTVKKQSLTSAVAVVDNEAIQTTTNSSLAQKLQGKVAGLQIRQQSGQPGVFDTDINIRGFGNPIYVIDGIRREGKGEFQQLNANDIESITVLKDASAAVYGLGAANGVILVTTKKGQKGAPKVNFGMNLGVLRPTNVPKMASASQYIEMDNDAFIYQRGTDGTPKYTQEEVAKWQAGNEPGYQSTDWYDETMKEQAIYQQYDVSVSGGADRISYYMGLEYTNENGLLQSNDMGYERYNLRSNITAQVTDNLEAQLLLGSRVDATDQPGTSFFGIFKGTRVSLPIDQPYANDNPDYLTPIYLDQNPVAFAERDVTGYNEDRTQSLQSSLSLKYTVPSVEGLSFKGLASYDFNNYQGKNLSKPYSLYTYDETTDLYNAVKYRDGSGFIQQRSRLNQYVTFQGYINYDKKFGTNHNLKTVLVYEQNISKRDDFRVRRYYDAYYTKDVLKFAGLTHESDSDPNQEADVSYIGRLDYSYADKYLFEVAARYMGSYRYAPSNRWGLFPMASVGWRISEENFIKDNIPVLSNLKIRGSYGIVGQPSGNAFQYVEGFALGSGGSYEFVEGSQVAGVSAPAPANAKLSWQTATTADIGIDIGLFEDKVTLVSDVYQRTLEGIPAYRSISLPDTYGGQLPQENLNSNMTRGFEIGIGHKNNIGKLYYNISGNYSISRTMKLHVEGETFTNSYSQWRNQSGDRWEGIVWAQDYIGQFQDDEDMRNSPLQNGRDGNITRALPGDLKYRDVNGDGVINGDDASPILSNATPRSQYGLNLDLRWNGFDFNMLWQGQSGHSIKFNEVYGTIFAFKGNTPEYFYDRWHQADPYNPDSEWIAGEYPASRQISDMPGMTYTESSMWRRDASYVRLKSIQLGYTFNNEVMSRVGISSLRLYASGFNLITIADPWVKAHDPERTNNGPGLSYNAGFGYPLSKTYTMGLSVNF, encoded by the coding sequence ATGAAAATATCTATACGGAAACTGAGTTTTCTAACAAGGGTATTCTGGATGTGTTTATTGTTGTCCGCAATGGTATTCTCTCCAGGATTGGCGCTACCCAGCAACAAGGAGGTGAAAGATGTCCGAGTGACTGGTAAGGTAACTGATGAGGCAGGAGAGGGACTGCCTGGCGCATCTGTTTTGGTAAAGGGTACGACCCAGGGTACAATTACAGATTTAAATGGTGAATTTAGCCTAGAAGTACCGGACGATGCGGTCCTAGTAGTATCCTTTATTGGATATCAAACCAAAGAGGTTGCAACTGCAGGTCGTACTAGTTTTGATGTGATGTTGGAGACTGATGTAGATCAACTCGATGAAGTAGTAGTGGTTGGCTACTCTACTGTCAAAAAACAAAGTTTAACTTCTGCAGTAGCAGTGGTGGACAATGAGGCCATTCAAACTACAACCAATTCCAGTTTAGCTCAAAAGCTACAAGGTAAAGTGGCAGGTCTTCAGATTAGACAACAAAGTGGTCAGCCTGGGGTATTCGATACCGATATCAATATTAGAGGTTTTGGTAATCCGATCTATGTCATAGACGGGATTCGTAGAGAAGGTAAAGGAGAGTTCCAACAATTAAATGCCAATGATATTGAAAGTATCACGGTATTGAAAGATGCTTCGGCAGCCGTTTATGGACTGGGTGCCGCCAACGGGGTTATTTTGGTGACTACTAAGAAAGGTCAAAAAGGAGCTCCAAAGGTGAATTTTGGGATGAACTTGGGTGTGCTTAGACCTACTAATGTGCCCAAAATGGCATCTGCAAGTCAGTATATTGAAATGGATAATGATGCCTTTATCTATCAAAGAGGGACAGATGGCACTCCCAAATACACTCAAGAGGAGGTCGCTAAGTGGCAAGCAGGGAATGAGCCTGGCTATCAAAGTACAGATTGGTATGACGAAACGATGAAAGAACAGGCTATCTATCAACAATATGATGTATCTGTATCAGGTGGAGCAGATAGAATTAGCTATTATATGGGATTAGAATATACCAATGAAAATGGTCTATTGCAGAGCAATGATATGGGGTACGAGCGGTACAACTTACGTTCCAATATTACGGCACAAGTTACGGACAATTTGGAGGCTCAGTTGTTGCTGGGATCGCGTGTGGACGCAACAGATCAACCAGGCACTAGTTTCTTCGGCATCTTCAAAGGGACTCGAGTATCCTTACCGATCGATCAGCCTTATGCTAATGATAACCCGGATTACCTGACCCCAATCTATTTGGATCAAAATCCAGTGGCTTTTGCAGAAAGAGATGTGACTGGTTACAACGAGGATAGAACACAAAGCTTACAATCTTCTTTGTCTTTGAAATATACTGTTCCTAGTGTTGAGGGACTTTCTTTTAAAGGTTTAGCTTCTTATGATTTTAATAACTATCAGGGTAAAAACTTGAGCAAACCTTATTCGCTCTATACCTATGATGAAACTACAGATTTGTATAATGCAGTAAAATACAGAGATGGTTCCGGTTTTATTCAGCAAAGATCCAGGCTCAACCAGTACGTGACTTTTCAAGGATATATCAATTACGATAAAAAGTTCGGAACCAACCACAATTTGAAAACAGTATTGGTTTACGAACAGAACATTAGCAAGCGTGATGACTTCAGGGTTAGAAGATACTACGACGCATATTATACCAAGGATGTTCTAAAATTTGCCGGTCTTACACATGAAAGTGACTCGGATCCAAATCAGGAAGCTGATGTTTCATATATTGGACGACTGGATTACTCCTATGCCGACAAATACCTCTTTGAGGTGGCTGCTAGATATATGGGATCGTATAGATACGCTCCATCCAATAGATGGGGGCTGTTTCCGATGGCTTCAGTAGGCTGGAGGATTTCAGAGGAGAATTTTATCAAAGACAATATTCCAGTTTTATCTAATTTGAAAATTAGAGGATCATATGGAATCGTGGGTCAGCCTTCTGGCAATGCCTTTCAATATGTTGAAGGATTTGCATTGGGTAGTGGAGGATCCTATGAATTCGTAGAAGGTTCTCAGGTGGCAGGAGTTTCTGCACCAGCGCCAGCTAACGCAAAGCTGTCGTGGCAGACTGCTACGACAGCTGACATTGGAATCGACATAGGCTTATTTGAGGATAAAGTTACTCTAGTGTCAGACGTTTATCAAAGGACCTTAGAAGGTATTCCTGCTTATCGAAGCATTTCTTTGCCAGATACCTATGGTGGACAATTGCCTCAGGAAAACCTTAATAGTAACATGACTAGAGGTTTTGAAATTGGGATTGGTCACAAGAACAACATAGGAAAGTTATATTATAATATATCCGGTAACTACAGCATTTCACGTACTATGAAGCTACATGTAGAAGGGGAGACTTTTACAAACAGTTATTCGCAATGGAGGAATCAGAGCGGGGATCGCTGGGAAGGTATTGTTTGGGCTCAGGATTATATCGGTCAGTTTCAGGATGACGAAGATATGCGAAATAGTCCATTACAAAATGGAAGAGATGGCAACATAACTAGGGCACTTCCAGGTGATTTGAAATATAGAGATGTAAATGGTGATGGGGTAATTAATGGTGATGATGCGTCTCCTATTCTGTCTAATGCGACACCAAGGTCACAATATGGATTGAATTTAGATTTGAGATGGAATGGGTTTGATTTTAATATGTTGTGGCAAGGTCAATCTGGTCATTCGATCAAGTTTAATGAGGTATATGGGACAATATTTGCCTTCAAAGGAAATACTCCAGAGTACTTTTATGATAGATGGCATCAGGCAGATCCATACAATCCTGATAGCGAATGGATAGCTGGTGAATATCCTGCTTCCAGACAAATCTCTGATATGCCAGGCATGACCTATACCGAAAGTAGCATGTGGAGGAGAGATGCTTCGTATGTAAGATTGAAGAGTATTCAATTGGGCTATACTTTTAATAATGAAGTGATGTCGAGAGTAGGTATTTCTTCTTTAAGGTTGTATGCTTCGGGCTTTAACCTGATCACTATTGCAGATCCATGGGTCAAGGCTCATGACCCGGAGAGAACTAATAATGGTCCAGGGTTAAGCTATAATGCTGGGTTTGGATATCCACTATCCAAAACTTACACGATGGGACTAAGTGTTAATTTCTAA
- a CDS encoding RagB/SusD family nutrient uptake outer membrane protein has product MKSYKYIALMLVSLVMAVGCHEVLDIEPQDKITAQDLFSDPAGTELYMADLYYRLPMEDLNYYAKNNRGGGFEVNYGGPNNAGEVQAMLTPWAVHSRRNIFIDGNRLKWWKVEDSEVNDNKKDASFTPWTLIRNVNAFIEIVPDLPVDDQTKTQYNGEAHFIRAFAYFGLAKRYGGVPIITESQDFEGDPEALLVARNTEQETWDFILSECDMAATNLEGIDDPNYRRATKWAALALKSRVALYAASVAKFDDKLDLVGPAVDQGLVGIPSSAAGGYYQQCIDAGEELINSGQFSLYQANPASAEEAAENYRAMFENPNLAMGTEAILIKGKSSAGDYLANNYDIWFNPHQTRNGWPHPGRYCPTLDLVDMYESYTSGGTSAPLVTTSDGDVSNYLGYDPARDYLKFDHPMDIFQGKDARLFGSVILPGMEWKGVEIVYQNGFIKPDGEFVTDTQDSYELDGVTYYTYGAETSAGYSGFDPTGENHSATGFGLKKFLSLDPVVPAWNQSFTDFMELRYAEVLLDYAEAYAESGLGTPETAGMALNALRQRAGHTNTIAVTVETVKRERLVELAFENKGYWDLIRRREFHEQFDDRNKHALVPVLDLRENPPKHIFVRKEVSSTTSQTFRHREYYRPIDNIGLNQLMQNPEW; this is encoded by the coding sequence ATGAAGAGTTATAAATATATAGCGCTAATGTTGGTGTCTCTGGTGATGGCCGTAGGGTGTCATGAGGTACTTGACATTGAGCCACAGGATAAGATTACAGCACAGGATTTGTTTTCAGATCCAGCAGGAACTGAATTGTACATGGCAGATCTATATTACAGATTGCCAATGGAAGATTTGAACTATTATGCTAAAAATAACCGAGGAGGAGGATTCGAAGTTAACTACGGTGGGCCAAATAATGCCGGTGAGGTGCAGGCCATGTTGACACCTTGGGCTGTCCATAGTAGAAGAAATATTTTTATCGATGGCAACCGATTGAAATGGTGGAAAGTCGAGGATAGCGAAGTAAATGACAATAAAAAGGATGCATCATTTACACCTTGGACATTGATTAGAAATGTGAATGCTTTTATTGAAATAGTTCCGGATCTACCAGTTGATGATCAGACTAAAACGCAGTATAATGGAGAAGCCCATTTTATTCGTGCATTTGCTTATTTTGGATTGGCCAAAAGATATGGTGGAGTACCGATAATCACTGAATCACAGGATTTTGAAGGAGATCCAGAGGCACTATTGGTGGCTAGAAATACAGAGCAAGAAACTTGGGATTTTATATTATCTGAATGTGATATGGCAGCAACTAATTTGGAAGGAATAGATGATCCAAATTATAGAAGGGCTACCAAATGGGCTGCATTAGCTTTGAAAAGTAGAGTGGCTTTGTATGCAGCGTCTGTTGCTAAATTTGATGATAAGTTGGATTTGGTTGGCCCAGCAGTAGATCAAGGCTTGGTAGGTATTCCTAGTTCAGCGGCTGGAGGATACTATCAGCAGTGTATCGATGCTGGTGAGGAACTGATCAATAGTGGTCAATTTTCGCTCTATCAGGCTAATCCAGCAAGTGCAGAAGAGGCAGCAGAGAACTATCGAGCCATGTTCGAAAACCCAAATTTGGCTATGGGAACGGAGGCCATTTTGATTAAAGGGAAGTCCTCTGCAGGTGACTACTTGGCTAATAATTATGATATTTGGTTCAATCCACATCAAACAAGAAATGGATGGCCACATCCTGGTAGATATTGTCCTACTCTGGATTTGGTGGATATGTATGAGAGTTATACATCTGGTGGTACCAGCGCACCTTTGGTGACGACAAGTGATGGGGATGTTAGTAACTATTTAGGGTATGATCCAGCACGAGATTATCTCAAGTTTGATCATCCAATGGATATATTCCAAGGCAAGGATGCTAGGTTATTTGGTTCAGTGATTTTGCCCGGAATGGAATGGAAAGGAGTAGAGATTGTTTATCAAAACGGATTCATCAAACCAGATGGCGAATTTGTTACCGACACTCAGGATAGTTATGAGCTAGACGGGGTTACCTACTATACTTACGGAGCAGAAACTTCAGCCGGATATTCAGGATTTGATCCTACTGGAGAAAATCACTCGGCGACTGGTTTTGGCTTAAAGAAATTTTTGAGTCTAGATCCTGTTGTACCAGCATGGAATCAGAGTTTTACGGATTTTATGGAACTAAGATATGCAGAAGTGTTGCTAGACTATGCAGAGGCATACGCCGAAAGTGGACTCGGTACTCCAGAGACTGCCGGTATGGCACTGAATGCGCTAAGACAAAGAGCAGGACATACTAACACTATAGCTGTAACAGTCGAAACCGTAAAAAGAGAAAGGTTGGTAGAACTTGCCTTTGAAAACAAAGGATACTGGGATCTAATCAGACGTAGAGAGTTTCATGAACAATTTGATGATAGGAACAAACATGCCTTAGTGCCTGTCTTGGATCTTAGAGAGAATCCACCCAAGCACATCTTTGTGCGCAAAGAGGTGAGCAGCACTACGTCTCAGACTTTTAGACACAGAGAGTACTATAGACCTATCGATAACATTGGTCTGAATCAATTGATGCAAAACCCTGAATGGTAA
- a CDS encoding DUF3823 domain-containing protein gives MKVLYNLCLAVLMVGLLTACELDNLEGPDSGLTGSIIDSETNRLVPQDILEGTQIEIWEHGWDPVTPQRLEIKNDGTYADLRLFSNTYDVIPVNTNFHNNATVTIDTIQVEINGLTELDFNVLPYVRIVDLNISKVGNKAIASFRLEQPLDSVYLNADDVDKTAVVIKEVGLYAHFDPHVGVNMNLAKNTTSINDVIRTGENDEYQLEFDPAKDSDFLAGGKVFLRVGALSTMPAARANYGSTIEIDF, from the coding sequence ATGAAAGTATTATATAATCTATGCTTGGCAGTTTTGATGGTTGGTTTGCTTACTGCCTGCGAGTTGGACAATCTAGAAGGACCTGATTCTGGGTTGACTGGAAGTATTATTGACTCTGAAACTAATCGATTGGTCCCTCAAGATATTTTAGAGGGAACACAAATCGAGATTTGGGAACATGGATGGGATCCGGTTACTCCTCAGCGATTGGAAATCAAAAATGACGGAACATATGCTGATTTGAGATTGTTCTCAAATACCTATGATGTGATTCCCGTCAATACCAATTTCCATAACAACGCCACTGTTACAATTGACACTATTCAAGTTGAAATTAACGGACTTACTGAGTTGGACTTCAATGTGCTGCCTTATGTGCGTATAGTAGACCTGAATATTTCGAAAGTTGGTAATAAAGCGATTGCCAGCTTTAGACTGGAACAGCCTTTGGATTCTGTATATCTCAATGCAGATGATGTAGACAAAACGGCTGTCGTGATCAAAGAGGTAGGGCTATATGCGCATTTTGACCCACATGTGGGTGTCAATATGAATTTAGCAAAGAATACGACCTCTATTAATGATGTAATCAGAACAGGAGAAAATGATGAGTATCAATTAGAATTTGATCCAGCTAAGGATAGTGATTTCCTTGCGGGAGGAAAAGTCTTTTTAAGAGTAGGCGCATTATCTACTATGCCTGCGGCTAGAGCCAATTATGGCAGTACTATAGAAATAGATTTTTAG
- a CDS encoding GH92 family glycosyl hydrolase, which translates to MKKICSFSAILYSIWMMYSCQGTKAQDQIDTVENQTNFVKWVNPFIGTGGHGHTFPGATVPNGMVQLSPDTRLNGWDACSGYHISDESILGFSHTHLSGTGIGDYGDILFMPFSNSIEVVPNDDQNYSSNYAAKKRLGSEVSSPGYYHVTLDEDDIDVELTASTRAGFHRYRYDQKNAGMIIDLNHTLQNHKQVMNKIEVVSKNEIRGVKKTQGWARQHSVYFHAVFSAPFEYEELANGDIAKLTFEKNIKEVLVKVGISHVDMEGAKKNLDQEIIDWSFDKTKNKAIAEWEKYLSVIEIEGGNQDQRTIFYTALYHTGISPNIFNDVDGRYIGMDREIHQSSQPVYTVYSIWDTYRALHPLNTIIRPKVNQEMIQSLIMKYKEGGILPKWELAANYTGTMTGYHAVSLIADAYTKGQRDFDIETAYEAMVHASQYDSVNVAFVDRNIQNKLMPKAKKYNNKKGYIPSDLENESVSKALEFAYNDWCIAQMAKGLNKHSDYKYFMARSKRYAQYFDPETGFMRGKLSNGEWREPFDPKYSNHRNDDYVEGNAWQWSWFVPHDVKGLVSLHGGSDQFVEKLDQLFSESSELHGDHVSSDISGLIGQYAHGNEPSHHIVYMYNYLNEPNKTQELTYKILSTLYSNDPDGLAGNEDCGQMSAWYVMSAMGIYQIAPGNPYYTFGSPIFDQVTIHLENGNQFVIKSNNNTAENIYLSSYQYNGEKLETPFITHEQIEAGGTLTFEKTNRKAEEGGI; encoded by the coding sequence ATGAAAAAGATCTGCAGTTTCAGTGCGATACTATATTCCATATGGATGATGTATTCCTGTCAGGGGACTAAGGCACAAGACCAAATAGATACTGTCGAAAATCAAACAAATTTTGTAAAATGGGTCAATCCATTTATTGGTACTGGAGGGCATGGACATACATTTCCAGGAGCTACTGTGCCTAACGGAATGGTTCAGCTGAGTCCTGATACTCGGCTCAATGGTTGGGATGCTTGTAGCGGCTACCATATTTCAGACGAATCTATTTTGGGTTTTTCACATACACATTTGAGTGGTACTGGTATTGGGGATTATGGGGATATACTTTTCATGCCTTTTTCGAACAGTATCGAAGTGGTACCTAATGATGATCAGAACTATAGTAGTAACTATGCTGCTAAGAAACGTTTAGGATCGGAGGTGTCCTCGCCAGGCTATTATCATGTGACTCTAGACGAAGATGATATAGATGTGGAATTGACCGCATCTACTAGGGCGGGATTTCATAGGTATAGATATGATCAAAAAAATGCAGGTATGATTATTGACCTGAACCACACTTTGCAGAATCACAAACAGGTGATGAACAAAATTGAAGTGGTAAGTAAAAACGAAATTCGTGGGGTGAAAAAGACTCAAGGGTGGGCAAGACAGCACTCAGTTTATTTTCACGCTGTATTTTCTGCACCCTTCGAATATGAGGAGTTGGCAAATGGGGATATAGCTAAGCTCACTTTTGAAAAGAACATTAAAGAAGTATTGGTAAAAGTAGGCATCTCCCATGTAGATATGGAAGGCGCCAAAAAAAATCTAGATCAAGAAATAATTGACTGGAGTTTTGACAAAACCAAAAATAAGGCCATCGCAGAATGGGAAAAGTATTTATCTGTGATTGAGATAGAAGGAGGGAATCAGGACCAAAGGACTATTTTTTATACTGCGCTGTATCACACGGGTATCAGCCCTAATATTTTCAATGATGTGGATGGTCGATATATAGGAATGGATAGAGAGATTCACCAGTCTAGTCAGCCCGTTTATACGGTGTATTCAATTTGGGATACCTATCGAGCATTACATCCACTCAATACGATCATTAGACCAAAGGTCAATCAAGAGATGATCCAATCCCTTATAATGAAGTATAAAGAAGGTGGTATACTACCAAAGTGGGAATTGGCTGCAAACTATACTGGTACAATGACCGGTTATCACGCAGTATCACTCATCGCTGATGCCTATACCAAAGGTCAAAGAGATTTTGACATAGAGACTGCATATGAGGCCATGGTTCACGCGAGTCAGTATGACTCAGTGAATGTGGCGTTTGTTGATCGAAATATTCAAAACAAGTTGATGCCAAAGGCTAAAAAGTATAACAATAAGAAGGGGTATATTCCTTCAGATTTAGAAAATGAGTCTGTATCCAAGGCTTTGGAATTTGCTTACAATGATTGGTGTATAGCTCAGATGGCCAAAGGTCTGAATAAGCATTCCGATTACAAATATTTTATGGCCAGGTCTAAGCGATATGCTCAATATTTTGATCCCGAAACTGGTTTCATGAGAGGGAAATTGTCCAATGGTGAATGGAGGGAGCCTTTTGACCCTAAATACTCTAATCATAGAAATGACGATTATGTAGAAGGCAATGCATGGCAGTGGTCATGGTTTGTGCCGCATGATGTAAAGGGACTGGTTTCTTTGCATGGTGGTAGTGACCAATTTGTAGAAAAACTCGATCAGCTGTTTAGCGAAAGCTCTGAGTTGCATGGTGACCATGTATCCAGTGATATATCAGGATTGATTGGCCAATATGCACATGGTAATGAACCTAGTCATCATATAGTATATATGTATAACTATCTCAACGAGCCTAACAAAACTCAAGAGTTGACTTATAAGATTTTGAGTACTCTGTATTCAAATGACCCTGATGGATTGGCTGGTAATGAAGATTGTGGCCAGATGTCGGCATGGTATGTTATGAGTGCCATGGGTATTTATCAAATTGCCCCTGGTAATCCCTATTATACCTTTGGTTCGCCGATATTTGATCAGGTCACTATTCATTTAGAAAATGGTAATCAATTTGTTATTAAGTCAAATAATAACACAGCAGAGAATATCTATTTGTCATCTTATCAATACAATGGAGAAAAATTAGAGACTCCATTTATCACTCATGAGCAGATAGAAGCAGGAGGAACATTGACCTTTGAGAAAACGAATCGAAAAGCGGAAGAAGGAGGAATATAA